Proteins from a genomic interval of Scomber japonicus isolate fScoJap1 chromosome 10, fScoJap1.pri, whole genome shotgun sequence:
- the si:ch211-225p5.8 gene encoding sodium channel subunit beta-1, translating into MTFLLFFIILFPLFFPCSLSLFLPAVSQCHGGCSEVDSLTEAVAGEGFLLGCISCKRREEVSARATVDWHFKPLGEEEFRHIFHYDHPSADILHEDFSARLDWHGTKNSDIQIGAVYINNVTFNDTGTYRCTIHRTLLLPVYNEDVTVEKEVELNVVAVANRDMTAVISEIMMYVLIVVLQLWLILILVYCYKKISEEHEAREARRALRAQAELLESKDNCDGVQLE; encoded by the exons ATGAC attcttgttgttttttatcatACTATTTCCACTCTTCTTtccctgttctctctctctctttttacctGCAGTGTCTCAGTGCCACGGCGGCTGTTCGGAGGTGGACTCCTTGACCGAGGCTGTGGCAGGAGAAGGGTTCCTGCTGGGCTGCATCTCCtgtaaaagaagagaggaggtcTCTGCCCGAGCCACTGTAGACTGGCACTTCAAACCCCTGGGAGAAGAGGAGTTCAGACAT ATTTTCCATTATGACCACCCCAGTGCCGACATCCTCCACGAAGATTTCAGTGCACGTCTGGACTGGCATGGGACAAAAAACAGTGATATTCAGATAGGAGCTGTTTACATCAACAACGTCACTTTCAATGACACGGGGACATACCGTTGCACCATCCACCGCACCCTCTTGCTTCCAGTGTATAATGAGGATGTGACTgtggagaaggaggtggagcTCAACGTGGTGGCAGTAG CCAATCGGGACATGACAGCGGTAATCTCAGAGATCATGATGTACGTGTTGATCGTGGTTCTGCAGCTGTGGCTCATCTTGATTCTTGTCTACTGTTACAAGAAGATTTCAGAGGAGCACGAAGCTCGGGAGGCCCGCAGAGCTCTTAGGGCTCAGGCAGA GCTGTTAGAATCAAAAGACAACTGTGACGGGGTGCAGCTAGAGTAA